The Cronobacter sakazakii genome has a window encoding:
- the wcaD gene encoding colanic acid polymerase WcaD: protein MSRSIRICSYLLLPFIYLVVNVKLAQLGESFPITIVTFLPVLLLLFVDKINLKKLMIALGIGAGLTLFNYVFGKSLDASKYVTSTMLFLYIVIIIGMTWSIRFKTISPRNYRKILRLFYLVVGFIVTLAALEMAQIILTGGSSLMENISKFLIYSNSYVLNFIKFGGKRTTAMYFEPAFFALALISIWLSIKQFGIKTPKTDGMILLGIVLSGSFSGVMTFILFYLLEWAFQYLNKNAIRKKLPLAIISLAVFIVGVVFAFPYIAERIGDLGTEGSSSYYRIIGPLVMVGYSLTNIDGVVRFGSLYEYVASFGIFNGADVGKTIDNGLYLLIIYFSWFAVLLTGWYMFRVGKMMINAFGNNQNFRVQLWLFTPVSLFFTGSIFSPEYAFLIVCPFILRKALNITDS, encoded by the coding sequence ATGTCTCGTTCTATCAGAATCTGTAGCTATCTGCTGCTGCCGTTTATCTATCTGGTGGTGAACGTCAAACTGGCGCAGCTCGGCGAGAGTTTCCCGATTACGATTGTGACGTTTTTGCCGGTGCTGCTGCTGCTGTTCGTCGACAAAATCAACCTGAAGAAGCTGATGATCGCGCTCGGGATCGGCGCTGGCCTGACGCTCTTTAACTACGTGTTTGGTAAGTCGCTCGACGCCAGTAAATATGTCACCTCGACGATGCTGTTTCTCTACATCGTTATCATCATCGGGATGACATGGAGCATTCGCTTCAAGACCATCTCGCCGCGTAACTACCGCAAAATTCTGCGGCTGTTCTACCTGGTGGTGGGCTTTATCGTCACGCTGGCGGCGCTGGAAATGGCGCAGATTATCCTGACCGGCGGCAGTAGTCTGATGGAGAACATCTCGAAGTTCCTCATCTACAGCAACAGCTATGTACTCAATTTCATTAAGTTTGGCGGCAAGCGCACCACGGCGATGTATTTCGAGCCAGCGTTCTTCGCTCTGGCATTAATCTCAATTTGGCTCAGCATCAAACAGTTTGGTATCAAAACCCCAAAAACCGATGGTATGATTCTTTTAGGGATAGTCTTATCGGGTTCGTTTTCGGGCGTGATGACATTTATCCTGTTTTATTTGCTTGAGTGGGCGTTTCAGTATCTTAATAAAAACGCGATTCGTAAAAAGTTGCCGCTGGCAATTATTTCCCTGGCTGTCTTTATCGTGGGCGTGGTGTTCGCCTTCCCGTATATCGCGGAGCGTATCGGTGATTTAGGCACAGAGGGTTCGTCATCCTATTATCGCATCATCGGCCCGCTGGTGATGGTGGGATATTCGCTGACGAATATCGATGGTGTAGTGCGTTTTGGTTCGCTTTACGAATATGTCGCATCATTCGGAATTTTTAACGGTGCGGACGTCGGAAAAACAATAGACAATGGGCTCTACCTGCTAATCATTTATTTTTCATGGTTCGCAGTGTTACTCACCGGCTGGTATATGTTCAGGGTCGGGAAAATGATGATTAACGCATTTGGTAATAATCAGAATTTTCGTGTACAGCTGTGGTTATTTACACCTGTATCCCTGTTTTTTACCGGTTCGATTTTTAGCCCGGAATATGCGTTCTTAATTGTTTGTCCGTTTATTCTGCGTAAAGCGTTAAACATTACAGATTCCTGA
- the wcaE gene encoding colanic acid biosynthesis glycosyltransferase WcaE has product MLLSVITVAWRNYEGVVKTWQSLAHLAQAREIEFEWIVVDGGSNDGTAQFLEDLNGQYNLRFVSEKDNGIYDAMNKGIEMAHGRFAIFLNSGDVFHPGVADVARQLAAAPANENAMYIGDALLDFGDGNKIRRSAKSGWYIYHSLPASHQAIFFPVSGLKKYPYDLQYKVSSDYALTAKMYKSGYGFKKLKGLVSEFSMGGVSTSNNLELCQDAKKVQRNILRVPGILTELSYLLRMRTTGKAKALYNKA; this is encoded by the coding sequence ATGCTTTTAAGTGTAATTACTGTCGCCTGGCGCAATTACGAAGGGGTGGTGAAGACCTGGCAGTCCCTGGCCCACCTGGCGCAGGCTCGTGAGATCGAGTTTGAATGGATTGTCGTGGACGGCGGCTCTAACGACGGCACCGCGCAGTTCCTGGAAGATCTCAACGGTCAGTACAACCTGCGCTTCGTCAGCGAAAAAGATAACGGCATTTATGATGCAATGAATAAAGGCATTGAAATGGCCCACGGTCGCTTTGCGATTTTTCTGAATTCCGGCGACGTATTTCACCCGGGCGTCGCTGACGTGGCGCGCCAGCTGGCTGCCGCACCGGCAAATGAAAACGCCATGTATATTGGCGACGCGCTGCTTGATTTCGGCGATGGCAATAAAATTCGCCGCAGCGCGAAAAGCGGCTGGTATATTTACCACAGCCTGCCGGCCAGCCATCAGGCCATTTTCTTCCCGGTTTCCGGGCTTAAAAAGTACCCCTACGATCTGCAATATAAAGTCTCATCCGATTACGCGTTAACCGCCAAAATGTATAAATCAGGCTACGGCTTTAAAAAGCTGAAAGGACTGGTATCAGAATTTTCAATGGGCGGCGTGTCAACCTCGAATAATCTGGAATTATGTCAGGACGCTAAAAAAGTTCAGCGCAACATATTACGGGTTCCTGGAATATTAACAGAACTTTCTTATTTATTACGCATGCGTACGACCGGAAAAGCTAAGGCGCTGTATAACAAAGCATAA
- the wcaF gene encoding colanic acid biosynthesis acetyltransferase WcaF, producing the protein MQDLSGFSVPKGFRGGHPIKVQLWWAVQATLFAWSPQILYRWRAFLLRLFGARIGKGVVIRPSVQITYPWKLTIGDYAWVGDDAVLYTLGDITIGANAVVSQKCYLCTGSHDYMSKHFDITAEPIVIGEKAWLATDVFVAPGVTIGAGTVVGARSSVFKTLPPNKICRGNPAQIVRDRVEGE; encoded by the coding sequence ATGCAGGATTTAAGCGGATTCTCGGTGCCGAAAGGCTTCCGGGGTGGGCACCCTATTAAGGTTCAACTGTGGTGGGCGGTTCAGGCGACGCTGTTTGCCTGGTCTCCGCAAATATTATATCGCTGGCGAGCTTTTTTATTACGGTTATTTGGCGCGCGAATTGGCAAAGGCGTGGTAATTCGCCCTTCGGTGCAAATTACCTACCCGTGGAAATTAACCATTGGCGATTACGCCTGGGTCGGGGATGACGCGGTGCTGTACACGCTCGGGGATATCACCATCGGCGCCAACGCCGTGGTGTCGCAGAAATGCTACCTGTGCACCGGCAGCCACGACTACATGAGTAAGCATTTTGATATTACCGCCGAGCCGATTGTGATTGGCGAAAAGGCCTGGCTTGCGACGGATGTGTTTGTCGCACCGGGCGTCACTATCGGCGCAGGCACGGTGGTCGGCGCGCGCAGCAGCGTGTTTAAGACGCTGCCGCCGAACAAGATTTGTCGTGGCAATCCGGCGCAGATCGTTCGCGACCGGGTGGAAGGGGAGTAA
- the gmd gene encoding GDP-mannose 4,6-dehydratase has product MSKVALITGVTGQDGSYLAEFLLEKGYEVHGIKRRASSFNTERVDHIYQDPHSSNPKFHLHYGDLTDTSNLTRILQEVQPDEVYNLGAMSHVAVSFESPEYTADVDAMGTLRLLEAIRFLGLEKKTRFYQASTSELYGLVQEIPQKETTPFYPRSPYAVAKLYAYWITVNYRESYGMYACNGILFNHESPRRGETFVTRKITRAIANIAQGLESCLHLGNMDSLRDWGHAKDYVKMQWMMLQQEQPEDFVIATGVQYSVRQFVEMAAAQLGIKLRFEGKGVEEKGIVVSVTGHDAPGVKPGDVIVQVDPRYFRPAEVETLLGDPTKAHEKLGWKPEITLQEMVSEMVAKDLEAAKKHSLLKSHGYEVAIALES; this is encoded by the coding sequence ATGAGTAAAGTTGCTCTCATTACCGGCGTAACCGGACAAGATGGCTCCTATCTGGCTGAGTTTCTGCTTGAGAAAGGTTATGAAGTCCACGGTATCAAACGCCGCGCGTCTTCCTTCAATACCGAGCGCGTTGACCATATCTACCAGGATCCGCACAGCAGCAACCCGAAATTCCACCTGCACTATGGCGACCTGACCGATACCTCCAACCTGACCCGTATCCTGCAGGAAGTGCAGCCGGACGAAGTGTACAACCTGGGCGCGATGAGCCACGTAGCGGTCTCCTTCGAATCCCCGGAATACACCGCAGACGTGGACGCCATGGGCACCCTGCGCCTGCTGGAAGCCATCCGCTTCCTAGGTCTGGAGAAGAAAACCCGTTTCTATCAGGCATCCACCTCTGAGCTGTATGGTCTGGTGCAGGAAATCCCGCAGAAAGAAACCACCCCGTTCTACCCGCGCTCTCCGTATGCGGTCGCGAAACTGTACGCTTACTGGATCACCGTAAACTACCGTGAATCCTACGGCATGTACGCGTGCAACGGCATTCTGTTCAACCACGAATCCCCGCGCCGCGGCGAAACCTTCGTGACCCGCAAAATCACCCGCGCTATCGCCAACATCGCACAGGGCCTGGAATCCTGCCTGCATCTGGGCAACATGGACTCCCTGCGTGACTGGGGCCATGCCAAAGACTACGTGAAAATGCAGTGGATGATGCTGCAGCAGGAACAGCCGGAAGATTTCGTTATCGCGACCGGCGTGCAGTACTCCGTGCGTCAGTTCGTTGAAATGGCGGCCGCACAGCTGGGTATCAAACTGCGCTTTGAAGGCAAAGGCGTGGAAGAGAAAGGCATCGTGGTTTCCGTGACCGGCCATGACGCACCGGGTGTGAAACCGGGCGATGTGATCGTTCAGGTTGATCCGCGTTACTTCCGTCCTGCTGAAGTGGAAACCCTGCTGGGCGACCCGACCAAAGCACACGAAAAACTGGGCTGGAAACCGGAAATCACTCTGCAGGAAATGGTCTCTGAAATGGTCGCGAAAGATCTCGAAGCCGCGAAGAAACACTCGCTGCTGAAATCTCACGGTTACGAGGTTGCCATCGCGCTGGAGTCCTGA
- the fcl gene encoding GDP-L-fucose synthase: MKKQRIFVAGHRGMVGSAIVRQLEQRDDVELVLKGRDELNLLDSAAVNAFFADAALDQVYLAAAKVGGIVANNTYPADFIYENMMIESNIIHAAHLNNVNKLLFLGSSCIYPKLANQPIAESELLQGTLEPTNEPYAIAKIAGIKLCESYNRQHNRDYRSVMPTNLYGPNDNFHPSNSHVIPALLRRFHEATQENAADVVVWGSGTPMREFLHVDDMAAASIHVMELDREVWQENTEPMLSHINVGTGVDCTIRELAQTIAKVVGYKGRVVFDASKPDGTPRKLLDVTRLHSLGWYHEISLEAGLASTYQWFLENQHRFRG; encoded by the coding sequence ATGAAAAAGCAACGTATTTTTGTGGCCGGCCACCGCGGGATGGTGGGGTCGGCCATCGTTCGCCAGCTTGAGCAGCGCGACGACGTCGAGCTGGTGCTCAAAGGGCGTGACGAGCTGAACCTGCTGGACAGCGCGGCGGTGAACGCGTTCTTCGCGGACGCCGCGCTGGATCAGGTTTACCTGGCGGCGGCGAAGGTGGGCGGCATTGTCGCCAACAACACCTACCCGGCGGACTTCATCTACGAAAATATGATGATTGAGAGCAACATCATTCACGCGGCTCATTTGAACAACGTGAACAAGCTGTTGTTCCTCGGATCGTCCTGTATCTATCCGAAGCTGGCGAACCAGCCGATTGCGGAAAGCGAACTGCTGCAGGGCACGCTGGAGCCCACCAACGAGCCGTACGCCATCGCCAAAATCGCGGGCATTAAGCTGTGCGAGTCTTACAACCGCCAGCACAACCGCGATTACCGCTCGGTGATGCCAACCAACCTGTACGGGCCGAACGACAACTTCCACCCGAGCAACTCGCACGTGATCCCGGCGCTGCTGCGCCGCTTCCACGAAGCGACCCAGGAAAACGCCGCAGACGTGGTGGTGTGGGGCAGCGGTACGCCGATGCGTGAATTCCTGCATGTGGATGACATGGCCGCTGCCAGCATTCACGTGATGGAGCTGGATCGCGAGGTGTGGCAGGAGAACACCGAGCCGATGCTGTCGCACATCAACGTCGGCACCGGCGTGGATTGCACTATCCGCGAGCTGGCGCAGACCATCGCCAAAGTGGTGGGCTACAAAGGCCGCGTGGTGTTTGACGCGTCTAAACCGGACGGTACGCCGCGCAAACTGCTCGACGTGACTCGTCTGCACTCACTGGGCTGGTATCACGAGATTTCACTGGAGGCGGGCCTTGCCAGCACTTACCAGTGGTTCCTTGAAAACCAGCATCGTTTCCGGGGGTAA
- a CDS encoding GDP-mannose mannosyl hydrolase — translation MFLSQEDFATVVRSTPLISIDLIVENEQGEFLLGHRTNRPAQGFWFVPGGRVQKDEPLAQAFERLTQAELGKRFTMPEGEFYGVWQHFYDDNFSGTDFTTHYIVLGFRLRVNADELNLPKEQHEAYRWQSPASIVASEDVHDNSRAYFMAERFAGVPGL, via the coding sequence ATGTTTTTAAGTCAGGAAGATTTTGCCACCGTGGTGCGCTCCACGCCGCTTATCTCCATCGATCTGATTGTCGAGAACGAGCAGGGGGAGTTCCTGCTCGGTCATCGCACCAATCGTCCGGCGCAGGGCTTCTGGTTCGTGCCAGGCGGTCGGGTTCAGAAAGATGAGCCGCTGGCGCAGGCGTTTGAACGTCTGACGCAGGCGGAGCTTGGCAAACGCTTTACGATGCCGGAGGGAGAGTTTTACGGCGTCTGGCAGCACTTCTATGACGACAACTTCTCCGGGACCGACTTCACCACCCACTATATCGTGCTGGGGTTCCGCCTGCGCGTAAACGCGGATGAGCTCAACCTGCCCAAAGAGCAGCACGAAGCTTATCGCTGGCAGTCGCCCGCCTCGATTGTGGCCAGTGAAGATGTGCACGACAACAGCCGCGCCTATTTCATGGCTGAACGTTTTGCCGGAGTGCCGGGCTTATGA
- the wcaI gene encoding colanic acid biosynthesis fucosyltransferase WcaI, giving the protein MKILVYGINYSPELTGIGKYTGEMVEWMARQGHEVRVITAPPYYPAWKVGENYSAWRWRKEQGAATVWRCPLYVPKQPSTLKRLIHLGSFAASSFFPLLAQRRWKPDRIIGVVPTLFCTPGMRLLAKLSGAKTVLHIQDYEVDAMLGLGMAGRGKGGKIARLASRFERSGLHNVDNVSTISRSMMNKAKEKGVPPERVIFFPNWSEVARFREVKAEEVEALRSQLGLPADKKIILYSGNIGEKQGLENAIDVAARFTNEPWIFAIVGQGGGKARLEKMVAERGLTNVKFFPLQPYEALPALLKMADCHLVIQKRGAADAVLPSKLTNILAVGGNAVITAEADTELGQLCIEEPGIAVCVEPESVDALAEGIVSALALPKDNTVAREYAERTLEKENVLSQFIADIRG; this is encoded by the coding sequence ATGAAAATCCTGGTTTACGGCATTAACTACTCGCCGGAGCTGACCGGTATCGGTAAGTACACCGGCGAGATGGTGGAATGGATGGCCCGTCAGGGCCATGAGGTGCGGGTGATTACCGCACCGCCTTACTATCCGGCCTGGAAAGTGGGAGAGAACTACTCCGCCTGGCGCTGGCGCAAAGAGCAGGGTGCCGCCACGGTGTGGCGCTGCCCGCTTTATGTCCCGAAACAGCCTTCTACGTTAAAACGCCTGATCCATCTCGGCAGCTTTGCGGCGAGTTCGTTTTTCCCGCTGCTGGCCCAGCGTCGCTGGAAGCCGGATCGCATCATCGGCGTTGTGCCAACCCTGTTTTGCACGCCGGGCATGCGCCTGCTGGCGAAGCTCTCCGGTGCCAAAACCGTGTTGCACATTCAGGATTACGAAGTGGACGCCATGCTCGGCCTTGGCATGGCGGGCCGCGGCAAGGGGGGCAAAATCGCCCGTCTCGCCAGCCGCTTTGAACGTAGCGGTCTGCATAACGTCGACAACGTCTCGACCATTTCGCGCTCGATGATGAACAAAGCCAAAGAAAAAGGGGTTCCCCCTGAGCGCGTGATCTTTTTCCCGAACTGGTCCGAAGTGGCGCGGTTCCGGGAGGTGAAAGCCGAAGAGGTTGAGGCGCTGCGCAGCCAGCTAGGCCTGCCGGCGGATAAAAAAATCATCCTCTATTCCGGCAACATCGGGGAGAAACAGGGGCTGGAGAACGCCATCGACGTGGCGGCGCGGTTCACCAACGAGCCGTGGATTTTCGCGATTGTCGGTCAGGGCGGTGGCAAAGCACGCCTTGAGAAGATGGTCGCAGAGCGGGGGCTGACCAACGTGAAGTTCTTCCCGCTGCAACCTTATGAAGCGCTCCCGGCGCTGCTGAAGATGGCGGATTGCCATCTGGTGATTCAGAAGCGCGGCGCGGCCGACGCGGTGCTGCCCTCCAAGCTCACCAATATTCTGGCGGTCGGCGGCAACGCGGTGATCACCGCCGAGGCCGACACCGAACTTGGACAGCTCTGTATTGAAGAGCCGGGCATCGCCGTCTGCGTAGAGCCAGAGTCGGTGGATGCGCTGGCAGAAGGCATCGTCAGCGCGCTGGCGCTGCCCAAAGACAACACGGTGGCACGTGAATATGCCGAACGCACGCTCGAAAAAGAGAACGTGTTAAGCCAATTTATCGCTGATATTCGGGGTTAA
- the cpsB gene encoding mannose-1-phosphate guanyltransferase encodes MSQSKLFPVIMAGGSGSRLWPLSRVLYPKQFLCLKGDLTMLQTTVCRLNGVQCESPVVICNEQHRFIVAEQLRQLNKLTENIILEPAGRNTAPAIALAALAAKRNSPDTDPLMLVLAADHVIQDEDAFRNAVRAAMPFAESGKLVTFGIVPNLPETGYGYIRRGEVSNPDVAVDAVAFSVAQFVEKPDLETAQSYVNSGEYYWNSGMFLFRAGRYLEELAKFRPDILDACEKAMSTVDPDLDFIRVDEEAFLACPEESIDYAVMEKTADAVVVPMDAGWSDVGSWSSLWEISNHSPEGNVHHGDVISHNTENSYVYAESGLVTTVGVKDLVVVQTKDAVLIADRNHVQDVKKVVEKIKADGRHEHHIHREVYRPWGKYDSIDQGERYQVKRITVKPGEGLSLQMHHHRAEHWIVVAGTAKVTINDEVKLVGENESVYIPLGATHCLENPGKIPLDLIEVRSGTYLEEDDVIRFADRYGRV; translated from the coding sequence ATGAGTCAGTCAAAACTCTTTCCGGTAATTATGGCAGGCGGCTCCGGCAGCCGTCTGTGGCCGCTTTCCCGCGTGCTTTACCCAAAACAGTTCCTCTGCCTGAAAGGGGATCTGACAATGCTTCAGACCACCGTCTGCCGCTTAAACGGCGTGCAGTGCGAAAGCCCGGTGGTTATCTGTAACGAACAGCATCGCTTTATCGTCGCCGAGCAACTGCGCCAGCTCAACAAGCTGACCGAAAACATCATTCTGGAGCCTGCCGGGCGCAACACCGCGCCGGCTATCGCGCTGGCGGCGCTCGCGGCGAAACGCAACAGCCCGGACACCGATCCGCTGATGCTGGTGCTGGCCGCTGACCATGTCATTCAGGACGAAGACGCGTTTCGCAACGCCGTGCGCGCCGCGATGCCGTTTGCCGAAAGCGGCAAGCTGGTCACCTTCGGCATCGTGCCGAACCTGCCGGAAACCGGCTATGGCTACATTCGCCGTGGCGAAGTCTCTAACCCGGACGTGGCGGTGGACGCCGTTGCCTTCAGCGTCGCCCAGTTCGTCGAAAAACCGGATCTGGAGACCGCGCAGTCCTACGTCAACAGCGGCGAATACTACTGGAACAGCGGCATGTTCCTGTTCCGCGCCGGTCGTTACCTGGAAGAACTCGCGAAATTCCGCCCGGATATCCTGGACGCCTGCGAGAAAGCCATGAGCACCGTTGACCCGGATCTCGATTTTATCCGCGTTGATGAAGAAGCGTTCCTGGCCTGCCCGGAAGAGTCTATCGACTACGCGGTGATGGAAAAAACCGCCGACGCAGTGGTAGTGCCGATGGACGCAGGCTGGAGCGATGTGGGCTCCTGGTCGTCGCTGTGGGAAATTTCCAACCATTCGCCGGAAGGCAACGTGCATCACGGCGACGTGATTTCGCACAACACCGAAAATAGCTACGTCTATGCCGAGTCTGGTCTTGTGACCACTGTCGGCGTGAAAGACCTTGTGGTGGTACAGACCAAAGACGCCGTGCTGATTGCCGACCGTAACCACGTCCAGGACGTGAAAAAAGTGGTCGAGAAAATCAAAGCCGACGGCCGCCATGAACATCACATCCATCGCGAAGTTTACCGCCCGTGGGGCAAATATGACTCCATCGATCAGGGCGAGCGCTACCAGGTGAAACGCATCACCGTGAAGCCGGGCGAAGGGCTGTCGTTGCAGATGCACCATCACCGCGCCGAGCACTGGATTGTGGTGGCGGGCACCGCGAAGGTGACCATTAACGACGAGGTGAAACTGGTGGGGGAAAACGAATCGGTTTACATCCCGCTCGGTGCCACGCACTGCCTGGAAAACCCCGGCAAGATCCCGCTCGACCTGATTGAAGTGCGCTCCGGCACTTATCTGGAAGAGGACGATGTGATCCGCTTCGCCGACCGTTACGGCCGGGTGTGA
- the cpsG gene encoding colanic acid biosynthesis phosphomannomutase CpsG produces MEKLTCFKAYDIRGRLGEELNEDIAWRIGRAYGEFLKPKTIVLGGDVRLTSEALKLALAKGLQDAGVDVLDIGLSGTEEIYFATFHLGVDGGIEVTASHNPMDYNGMKLVREGACPISGDTGLRDVQRLAEANDFPPVNESARGSYKKIDLRDAYIDHLLGYIDVKNLTPLKLVINSGNGAAGPVVDAIEARFKALNVPVQFIKVHNNPDGNFPNGIPNPLLPECRDDTRNAVIEHGADMGIAFDGDFDRCFLFDETGQFIEGYYIVGLLAEAFLEKHPGAKIIHDPRLSWNTVDVVEGAGGTPVMSKTGHAFIKERMRQEDAIYGGEMSAHHYFRDFAYCDSGMIPWLLVTELLCLKGQSLGELVRDRMAAFPASGEINSKLAQPAVAIKRVEDHFAPQAKGIDRTDGISMDFGEWRFNLRSSNTEPVVRLNVESRADTELMQAKTQEILALLNQ; encoded by the coding sequence ATGGAAAAGTTAACCTGTTTTAAAGCCTACGACATTCGTGGGCGTCTGGGCGAAGAGTTAAATGAAGATATCGCGTGGCGCATCGGCCGCGCGTATGGCGAGTTCCTGAAACCGAAAACCATCGTGCTCGGCGGCGATGTGCGTCTGACCAGCGAAGCGCTGAAGCTGGCGCTGGCGAAAGGCCTGCAGGACGCGGGCGTCGACGTGCTGGATATCGGCCTGTCCGGCACCGAGGAGATTTACTTCGCGACGTTCCACCTGGGCGTGGACGGCGGCATCGAAGTGACCGCGAGCCACAACCCGATGGACTACAACGGCATGAAGCTGGTTCGCGAAGGCGCGTGCCCGATTAGCGGCGATACCGGCCTGCGCGACGTGCAGCGTCTTGCCGAAGCGAACGACTTCCCGCCGGTGAATGAATCCGCCCGCGGCAGCTACAAAAAAATCGACCTGCGTGACGCCTATATCGATCACCTGCTTGGTTACATCGACGTGAAAAACCTCACGCCGCTGAAGCTGGTTATTAACTCCGGTAACGGCGCAGCCGGCCCGGTGGTGGACGCCATCGAAGCGCGCTTCAAAGCGCTGAACGTTCCAGTGCAGTTCATCAAGGTTCACAACAACCCGGACGGCAACTTCCCGAACGGTATTCCTAACCCGCTGCTGCCGGAGTGCCGCGACGACACCCGCAACGCGGTTATCGAACATGGCGCGGATATGGGTATCGCGTTTGACGGCGATTTCGACCGCTGCTTCCTGTTCGATGAAACTGGGCAGTTTATCGAGGGCTACTACATTGTCGGTCTGCTGGCCGAAGCGTTCCTCGAAAAGCACCCCGGCGCGAAAATCATTCACGATCCGCGTCTGTCCTGGAACACCGTGGACGTGGTCGAGGGTGCGGGCGGCACGCCGGTGATGTCGAAAACCGGTCATGCGTTTATCAAAGAGCGTATGCGCCAGGAAGACGCCATTTACGGCGGCGAAATGAGCGCGCATCACTACTTCCGCGATTTCGCCTACTGCGACAGCGGCATGATCCCGTGGCTGCTGGTGACCGAACTGCTGTGCCTGAAAGGTCAGTCGCTTGGCGAGCTGGTGCGCGACCGCATGGCGGCGTTCCCGGCGAGCGGCGAAATCAACAGCAAACTGGCGCAGCCGGCGGTTGCCATTAAACGTGTGGAAGACCATTTCGCGCCGCAGGCGAAAGGGATCGACCGCACCGACGGTATCAGCATGGATTTCGGCGAGTGGCGCTTTAACCTGCGCTCGTCCAACACCGAGCCGGTGGTGCGCCTGAATGTGGAGTCGCGCGCGGATACGGAGCTGATGCAGGCGAAAACCCAGGAAATCCTTGCGCTGCTGAATCAGTAA
- the wcaJ gene encoding undecaprenyl-phosphate glucose phosphotransferase, with product MTNLKKRERAKTNASLISLVQRFSDITIMFVGLWVVCRINELPFFYMHLLMALTTLVVFQMIGGITDFYRSWRGVKISTELLLLLQNWTMSLVFSAGLMAFNPDFESPFRVYLAWYLLTGAGMVMCRSAIRFGAGWLRNRGYNTRRVAIAGAQPVGQQLADSFRNEPWLGFEVVGIYHDPEPGGVPTGWAGNLEQLVEDARTGKIHNVYIAMSMSEEAQMKKLVRELSDTTCSVMLIPDVFTFNILHSRLDDVNGVPVVPLYDTPLSGINRVLKRLEDIVLASLILLLISPVLCCIAVAVKLSSPGPIIFRQTRYGMDGKPIMVWKFRSMRVMENDKVVKQATQNDPRVTKVGNFLRRTSLDELPQFINVLTGEMSIVGPRPHAVAHNEQYRALIQGYMLRHKVKPGITGWAQINGWRGETDTLEKMEKRIEFDLEYIREWSVWLDIKIVFLTVFKGFVNKAAY from the coding sequence ATGACAAATCTAAAAAAGCGCGAACGAGCCAAAACGAATGCATCGTTAATCTCTCTGGTGCAACGATTCTCCGACATAACCATTATGTTCGTCGGACTGTGGGTGGTGTGCAGGATCAATGAGCTGCCGTTTTTCTACATGCATCTGCTGATGGCCCTGACCACCCTCGTTGTGTTCCAGATGATTGGCGGGATCACCGATTTTTACCGCTCCTGGCGCGGCGTAAAAATCTCCACCGAACTGCTGCTGCTGTTGCAGAACTGGACCATGAGCCTGGTGTTCAGCGCCGGTCTGATGGCCTTTAACCCCGATTTCGAAAGCCCGTTCCGTGTTTATCTGGCCTGGTACCTTCTGACCGGCGCAGGTATGGTGATGTGCCGTTCGGCGATTCGCTTCGGCGCGGGCTGGCTGCGTAATCGCGGTTACAACACCCGTCGCGTGGCGATTGCGGGCGCGCAGCCGGTAGGCCAGCAGCTCGCCGACAGCTTTCGCAATGAGCCCTGGCTTGGGTTTGAGGTCGTCGGCATTTACCACGATCCGGAACCGGGCGGCGTACCGACCGGCTGGGCAGGTAACCTTGAGCAGCTGGTGGAAGACGCCCGCACGGGCAAAATCCATAACGTCTATATCGCGATGTCCATGAGCGAAGAGGCGCAGATGAAGAAACTCGTGCGCGAGCTTTCTGACACCACCTGCTCAGTGATGCTGATCCCGGATGTGTTCACGTTCAACATCCTGCACTCGCGTCTTGACGATGTGAACGGCGTGCCGGTAGTGCCGCTGTATGACACGCCGCTCTCCGGCATCAACCGCGTGCTGAAACGCCTGGAAGATATCGTGCTGGCGTCTCTGATCCTGCTGCTGATTTCGCCGGTGCTGTGCTGTATCGCGGTTGCCGTGAAGCTCAGCTCGCCGGGCCCGATTATCTTCCGCCAGACCCGCTACGGTATGGACGGCAAGCCGATTATGGTGTGGAAATTCCGCTCCATGCGCGTGATGGAAAACGACAAAGTGGTGAAGCAGGCGACCCAGAACGACCCGCGCGTCACCAAAGTGGGCAACTTCCTGCGCCGCACTTCGCTTGATGAACTGCCGCAGTTTATCAACGTGCTGACCGGCGAGATGTCGATTGTCGGCCCACGTCCGCACGCGGTGGCGCATAACGAGCAGTATCGCGCGCTGATTCAGGGCTACATGCTGCGCCATAAAGTGAAACCGGGCATTACCGGCTGGGCGCAGATCAACGGCTGGCGCGGCGAGACCGATACCCTGGAGAAGATGGAAAAACGCATCGAGTTCGATCTGGAGTACATCCGCGAATGGAGCGTATGGCTCGATATCAAAATCGTTTTCCTGACCGTGTTCAAAGGCTTTGTTAACAAAGCGGCTTATTAA